The Larimichthys crocea isolate SSNF chromosome I, L_crocea_2.0, whole genome shotgun sequence genomic interval AAGCGGCTGGACTAGTTTTAAAAGCCTTTGAAAGCACAGCTCCTGAAAGACTAAACGACCAaacatgtgatgatgatgactgggCACTCCTGCCCCAGTCCTCAACACAGCACAACTGCTGTGCAGCAAGAACGTGCGCATAGCATTGCAGGAACACATGCTGCACCCATGTGCTGTATTAGCACATAATAAATACTCATGACGACTCATTGTGGAAACAAAAGGGTTGCACGAGTGTGCCAGTATGATATAGACACTCCTCTTATTAGATAAGACTACACGGCTGGGGGATATTTTGTACATGTTATGGTACAGACGTCTGTATGTTTGCACACCCCACTCTATAAAACAAGAACTAAATAGTGGTATATTTACCTGCaatgtctttttcttcctcctctgcttcctctttaaGATCTTGCAATTTCCCCATGCTGTGTGTAGCAGGTACTGTTACACCTGGGATCTGGGGCAGACAGCACGGGGGTGTCCGGGCGAGAGGGGAGTTCCGACAGTCCAAGAGAAACTTCCTGTCATAGATGATCCGGGTACCTGTGTTCGAacgagaaggaaggaaaagaaaaagataagtCTGGTGTTTAACCTGcagtaaacaaacatcaaatcTTACTTCCTAAAAggaagtgaaataaatgtgcaACATCACATGATCAAAACATGGCTTAGTTATTATTAGAGCACCTAGGCATTTCTGCAACATGTGCATCAGCAGAAGTGAGTTATCATTACGTTCTACTCGAGGGCatttgaggggaaaaagaagaGTTGTGTGTGCTCTCggaggggagggaagagggCTGCCACTGCAGCGAATTCTAGGAAATCAGAGCACAAAACATTCTGTCTTTGAAGCATGAAGCCTTGAGATTGAAGccacatgtttttcttctttgactgagtcaaatctttttaaaaagggtaaCTTCCCGTAtttgtaaacatttttatatacacACTTTGAGATTTAATAGAAATGActaaaaaggcagaaaagttAAAGCTGCAAAAACAGCCTCGGGGAGGTCAAAAGTATGTCcactgaaagtttttttttctatttctgttatTCTCAGAGTCTGACAGCATTATGGAAACGATCCCTGCAGACATAGACTTCTGGTAATGAGCAAGATGTTTCACTGTCAGCTCACTCCGAGGGATTTTGGAGCTATTCTTCcgtttctggttaaacaaaaaaatgccaaattcCATGACGTTGTCAGACACTGACACAATCTGAGCCTGTTGCCCTTACAGTGGACATACTTTTGACAGGACCAGTCTGCAGCTACCTGCCAGCCAATCGATGTGGGATTAATCAGACATATTCTATGTGGATTGTGCACCAACTTTTGCACCAATAAGAGGAGGCAAAAGGTGGGCTGACTTTAAAAggttaaatatttgaatatcttAAATAACTGTATAACATGCACACTGTCAAAATTGTAGTTTACATAGCCGagagctgcttctctctctccgcGAATGCAGTTCACTCTGCCGTGGATACACTTTGCAGTGACGCCAATATATTACCACAAGCATTTCTTTCtgcgttacacacacacagcaatatCTTTAGGCATGTACCAAAGAATACATCAAGTTTGATCGACACGATAATTTAAAGCTCCAAGCAAAAGCTAAAGGTTGCCACATCTTATGTGTCGTCACCGTTTGGACTTGGGCCAacttcaaagtaaaaacaaagtcataaaGGCCATCGTGCGATAAGTTTGACCAGGACTTAAGTCAAGGAGCAGTCTGctgggttgtttttattttttatatactttatttgGAGTTTGAACTGTTCTGTACAGTATCTGCTTAACCTCGCTCTACAAGGAAAAACATGTTATGTAATAACTGCACTTCATCCTGGACAAAAGGGAACCAAAGCAGAGtggggagagagcgagagagagagagaaatggggcGAGGAAAGGGGACTGGAATGCAAAGCTATAACACAAAACGCATTACAGTGCGGACTAGTTATGTAAAAATAGGGGTCAGACCAGCGCCACATGGCAGGACCCAGTGGATTTAAATGTGTTGCACTTGAAGTAGAACACAATTCGAAACTTGTGCAGTGTTGCAACCTCCTGGATTTTTACTAGCCCTTGCTTTTTtgtggcattaaaaaaacaaacaaaaacattgctCATGTTGCCCATGCATTAGATatttcctcctccccccacacacacaccaccacctcctcctcctcccctcaaCTCGTACAGAATGTTCTCTGCTGTTCCTGAAATGCAAAGCAGAGAGCGGCGGGGATAGGACGGCTTCCGATTCCTCCGCCACTGCACAGGCCAATCATTTAAGCTGTTCTGGCAGCTGGTCACATACACCCCGCTTCAAAATCGCAAGTCACGAGTTCAGACAGCTCTTGTTGTGTTTAGAGACGCCAGTGTTTTGATTGCAGCAACAAGTGAccatgtgctctgtggaaaagCATTTTTTAGTTGGCATGTGTATGCAAGTGTTATTGcaaatgttttgca includes:
- the eif4ebp3l gene encoding eukaryotic translation initiation factor 4E-binding protein 3-like is translated as MSTGAKEVKSCPIPTRVLTLKDWSQLPDCYSQTPGGTLFSTTPGGTRIIYDRKFLLDCRNSPLARTPPCCLPQIPGVTVPATHSMGKLQDLKEEAEEEEKDIADDNQFEMDI